A part of Asticcacaulis sp. AND118 genomic DNA contains:
- a CDS encoding serine hydrolase, translated as MLEPLLFAASLLATPVMAEAPDPRMARIEAAAAEVPQGEGAPPLRLSLDALMKAYDAPGLSIAVVEKGRIAWAKGYGVTETGGTTPVTTHTLFQAASISKPVAAAGAMVLVQTGKLDLDTDVNTRLKSWKVPDNAFTATQKVTLRRLMSHTAGLSVHGFPGYDIDAPLPTVTQILNGEAPANTAAVRVIFEPGSKQQYSGGGITVEQLLMTDVTGESFPALMDRLVLKPFGMIDSSYAQPLPTAQAEATAAGTYGNGKRVHGRSHIYPEMAAAGLWTTPSDLARFSIAIANARSGRKTDVLTQATATEMLTKAPNGDALGFFTDDKVPGLFGHNGANEGFRSLMVMNWQTGQGIVIMVNSDNGSEISAMIMQRYAAEYGWKQDLGPVKGFSLIAKTQGVDAVLARYDALRKANPSSVAEWELNSLAYTLLRGGQNMEDVLKLLQHNAELYPESGNVYDSLGEAYMVMGQKEKAIANYRKSLEKDPGNTNAVAKLKELDR; from the coding sequence ATGCTGGAACCTCTGTTATTCGCCGCGTCTCTTCTGGCCACGCCGGTAATGGCCGAAGCGCCCGATCCCCGCATGGCACGCATCGAGGCGGCCGCCGCGGAGGTTCCGCAAGGCGAAGGCGCTCCCCCGCTTCGACTCAGCCTCGACGCTCTGATGAAGGCCTATGATGCGCCCGGCCTCAGCATCGCCGTTGTCGAGAAGGGCCGGATCGCCTGGGCCAAGGGTTACGGCGTCACAGAAACCGGCGGCACAACGCCCGTGACCACGCACACCCTGTTTCAGGCCGCCTCGATCAGCAAACCCGTCGCCGCCGCAGGCGCCATGGTACTGGTTCAGACCGGGAAGCTGGACCTCGATACCGACGTCAACACCCGGTTGAAAAGCTGGAAAGTGCCAGACAACGCCTTTACGGCCACCCAGAAGGTGACGCTGCGCCGCCTGATGTCGCACACGGCGGGCCTGAGCGTACATGGCTTTCCCGGCTACGATATCGACGCCCCTCTGCCCACCGTGACACAAATCCTCAACGGTGAGGCTCCGGCTAACACGGCCGCGGTGCGCGTTATTTTCGAACCCGGATCGAAACAGCAGTATTCGGGCGGCGGCATCACCGTCGAACAGCTCCTGATGACCGACGTCACCGGCGAAAGCTTTCCGGCGCTGATGGATCGATTGGTGCTGAAGCCCTTCGGCATGATCGACAGCAGCTACGCCCAGCCTTTGCCCACGGCGCAGGCGGAGGCCACGGCCGCAGGCACTTACGGCAACGGTAAGCGCGTTCATGGCCGCTCGCACATCTATCCCGAAATGGCCGCGGCGGGGCTGTGGACCACGCCGTCCGATCTGGCCCGCTTCTCCATCGCTATCGCCAATGCGCGTAGCGGCCGTAAAACGGACGTTCTTACTCAGGCGACCGCCACCGAAATGCTGACCAAGGCCCCCAATGGCGATGCGCTCGGCTTCTTCACCGACGATAAGGTTCCGGGCCTCTTCGGCCACAATGGCGCCAATGAAGGCTTTCGCTCGCTGATGGTGATGAACTGGCAGACTGGTCAGGGCATCGTCATCATGGTCAATTCCGACAACGGCAGCGAGATCAGCGCCATGATCATGCAGCGTTATGCCGCAGAATACGGCTGGAAGCAGGATCTCGGGCCGGTCAAGGGCTTCTCCCTTATTGCCAAAACCCAGGGCGTGGATGCCGTGCTCGCCCGCTATGACGCCCTGCGCAAGGCCAATCCTTCCAGTGTGGCCGAATGGGAACTGAACAGTCTGGCCTATACCCTTCTGCGCGGCGGTCAGAATATGGAGGATGTGCTGAAACTGCTGCAGCACAATGCCGAACTCTATCCGGAGTCCGGCAATGTCTACGACAGTCTGGGCGAGGCCTATATGGTCATGGGCCAGAAGGAAAAGGCGATTGCCAATTACCGCAAGTCTCTAGAGAAGGACCCCGGCAATACCAATGCCGTCGCCAAGCTCAAAGAGCTTGATCGTTAG